The following are encoded in a window of Podospora pseudoanserina strain CBS 124.78 chromosome 6, whole genome shotgun sequence genomic DNA:
- the SNQ2_2 gene encoding ATP-binding cassette transporter snq2 (EggNog:ENOG503NTZE; COG:Q), which translates to MWGQQTPEEAFRRGASEALPDSLHHRDPTQPISEEEADIDSGDTTKIPPSPEALSTADEGLWGERDVGGPVSQRMAMQDFQELQRELTKMTTRRSRSQSRSRARSQPRSRSASKASRKSDSRRDNVFRRIASRASGKSKRPKDEQDPEQQAADDASSSDESSDDGSQFQLEQFMRDGHLEKRTDSGESSKKVGVVFKNVTVKGVGGGTVFVRTLPQAILGTFGPDLYGILCRFVPALRFGRQQGGLRTLLNDFTGVVRHGEMMLVLGRPGSGCSTFLRVIANNRGGYAAVEGEVSYSGISAEEVAKRYRGEVVYNGEDDQHMPTLTVGQTLQFSLLNKTKKHLRDNVDFIIDSLLRMFAIQHTKNTIVGNAYTRGVSGGERKRVSIAEALATKSTIVCWDNSTRGLDASTALDYAKSLRVMTDVSDRTTITTLYQAGEGIYELMDKVLVIDEGRMLYQGPANEARQYFIDLGFHAPPRQTTADFLTSICDPVTRQFRPGYEYKCPKTAEELETAFRNSEAYRRVLADVEQFERHLQQTKHADTQRFQQAVEEQKSRRVASDSNYTVSFWKQVLACSRRELWLLWGNKTEMYTKYLTIISNGFIVGSLFYDTPDNTAGTFLRAGAAFFSIVFLGWLQLAELMKAVSGRVVVARHKEYAFYRPSAVNLARALVDLPVLIFQVVIFGLIMYFMTGLDLTPAKFFISLLFIYTTTFCITALYRMFASLSPTIDDAVRFSGLALNLLVIFTGYVIYKPILVSQKIWFGWLFYVNPLAYAFEAALTNEFSGRIMECAPAHLVPQGPGILPANQGCAIPGSVAGSTDVSGTAYLDSQFNYTRDHLWRNFGVLIAFSVLYLMVTVAATELLTFVGSGGGALVFKRSSKAAKRAKLAAKPTDMEKGNATGASSTTDVGYQNRSGKTELTGLTGSDKVFTWENVSYTVPTPQGPKKLLNGVSGYAKPGVMVALMGASGAGKTTLLNTLSQRQTVGVVSGDMLVDGKPLTGDFQRGTGFVEQMDLHDETATIREALEFSALLRQSRDTPKHEKLAYVDTVLDLLELTDVQDAIIASLGVEQKKRLTIGVELAARPSLLLFLDEPTSGLDAQSAFSIVRFLRKLCVAGQAIVCTIHQPSSDLIQEFDEILALNPGGNTIYFGPVGENGSAVVKYFADRGVQCPPGRNVAEFLLETAIKGGRRPDGKRIHWTQEWRESKENRDLLAEIQRLKDERSKANKESTVVQPALQSFAAPTWTQITLLTKRMFVHQWRQPSYLYGRLFTAVIVGIFNGFTFWKLGNTVADMQNRMFTCFLIIMIPATVLNAVLPKFYTNRMLWEAREHPSRIYGWVAFCTAEVLSEIPGSILAAVLYFLLWYFPTGLPTEASVAGYVFLMTLLFFLFMASWGQWICAWAPNFTVISNILPFFLVTFSIFNGVVVPYDQLNVFWRYWIYYVNPSTWWVRGVLAATLNGQSVQCAPNEAAYFDPPSGQTCLEFAGDFARQAGQGYLLNPNDTADCGFCPYSSGNQYLNTLGITPDEKWRDFGIFLVFCFTNWMLVYFFVWTVRVKGMTFGFGPLFDVLGKGVGAVKGLFKRK; encoded by the exons ATGTGGGGGCAACAAACGCCCGAGGAGGCTTTCCGCCGGGGAGCCTCTGAAGCCCTTCCAGACTCACTCCATCATCGAgatccaacccagccaatcagcgaagaagaagctgacaTCGACTCTGGcgacaccaccaagatcCCACCAAGTCCTGAGGCCTTGTCCACAGCCGACGAAGGCCTTTGGGGAGAGCGAGATGTCGGCGGCCCAGTGAGCCAACGGATGGCCATGCAGGACTTTCAAGAGCTTCAACGCGAGCTCACCAAGATGACCACGAGGCGGTCACGGTCCCAGTCCCGGTCCCGGGCGCGATCACAACCACGATCAAGGTCGGCCTCGAAAGCTTCCCGGAAATCGGATAGCAGGCGCGATAATGTCTTTCGCCGCATCGCTTCCCGGGCCAGTGGAAAATCAAAGCGGCCGAAAGACGAACAAGATCCTGAACAGCAGGCCGCCGACGATGCTAGCAGCTCGGACGAGTCCTCGGATGACGGCAGCCAGTTTCAATTGGAGCAGTTTATGCGCGATGGCCACCTTGAGAAGCGCACGGATTCTGGCGAGTCGAGCAAGAAGGTCGGCGTGGTGTTCAAGAACGTCACCGTCAAGggtgtcggcggcggcactgTGTTTGTCAGGACACTTCCCCAGGCTATCCTCGGCACATTTGGTCCCGATCTGTACGGCATTCTCTGCAGATTTGTCCCAGCACTTCGTTTCGGACGTCAGCAAGGCGGGCTTCGTACCCTTCTCAATGACTTCACTGGTGTCGTACGGCATGGAGAGatgatgctggtgctgggtcGGCCGGGGAGTGGCTGCAGCACTTTTCTCCGCGTCATTGCCAACAATAGGGGCGGGTATGCTGCcgtcgagggcgaggtttCCTACAGCGGCATCTCTGCCGAGGAAGTTGCAAAGCGCTATCGCGGTGAGGTGGTCTACAACGGTGAAGACGACCAGCACATGCCTACCTTGACCGTGGGACAGACACTCCAGTTTTCGCTGctcaacaagaccaagaagcaCCTCAGGGACAATGTGGACTTTATCATCGACTCGTTGTTGCGCATGTTTGCTATCCAACACACAAAAAACACCATTGTTGGGAATGCCTATACACGTGGTGTTTCTGGGGGTGAGAGAAAACGAGTTTCCATCGCCGAGGCCCTGGCCACCAAGAGCACCATCGTCTGCTGGGACAATTCGACAAGAGGTCTCGATGCATCCACCGCTCTGGATTACGCCAAATCGCTGCGTGTCATGACCGATGTATCGGATCgaacaaccatcaccaccctctaTCAGGCCGGAGAAGGCATTTATGAGTTGATGGACAAGGTCCTGGTCATCGATGAAGGGCGCATGCTCTATCAGGGCCCTGCCAACGAGGCCAGGCAGTACTTCATCGACCTTGGTTTCCACGCACCACCACGCCAGACTACTGCCGACTTTCTCACCTCCATCTGTGACCCAGTCACCCGACAGTTCCGCCCCGGCTACGAATATAAGTGCCCCAAAACTGCCGAGGAGCTTGAGACAGCATTCAGAAACAGCGAGGCATACAGGAGGGTCCTTGCTGATGTGGAGCAATTTGAGAGGCATCTGCAACAAACCAAGCATGCCGATACTCAGAGGTTCCAGCAAGCCGTCGAGGAGCAAAAGTCTCGCCGTGTTGCCTCGGACTCGAACTACACTGTCAGCTTCTGGAAGCAAGTCCTCGCCTGCTCCCGCCGCGAACTCTGGCTCTTGTGGGGCAACAAGACGGAAATGTACACCAAATatctcaccatcatcagcaacgGCTTCATTGTTGGCTCTCTCTTCTACGACACTCCGGACAACACGGCCGGCACCTTCCTGCGTGCCGGTGCTGCCTTCTTCTCTATTGTCTTTCTCGGATGGCTTCAGCTCGCTGAGCTCATGAAAGCCGTCTCTGGTCGTGTTGTTGTGGCTCGGCACAAGGAATATGCCTTCTATCGTCCGTCTGCTGTCAACCTTGCCCGCGCTCTCGTCGATCTCCCGGTCTTgatcttccaggttgtcatCTTTGGTCTGATCATGTACTTCATGACTGGTTTGGACTTGACACCGGCCAAGTTCTTCATCAGTCTCTTATTCATCTATACGACCACCTTTTGCATCACGGCTCTGTACCGCATGTTTGCGTCCCTGTCACCAACAATTGACGATGCCGTTCGTTTCAGCGGACTTGCGCTCAACTTGCTGGTCATCTTTACCGGTTACGTGATCTACAAGCCTATCTTGGTGTCACAAAAGATCTGGTTCGGTTGGCTCTTTTACGTGAATCCG CTTGCATATGCCTTTGAAGCCGCTCTGACCAATGAGTTTTCTGGCCGGATCATGGAATGTGCCCCTGCGCATCTTGTGCCTCAGGGGCCAGGTATTCTACCAGCCAACCAGGGATGTGCGATTCCAGGCTCGGTCGCAGGGAGTACTGATGTCTCCGGGACGGCATACCTCGACAGCCAGTTCAACTACACCCGGGATCACCTGTGGCGCAACTTTGGTGTTCTCATAGCCTTCTCTGTGCTTTATCTCATGGTCACAGTGGCCGCCACGGAGCTCTTGACATTTGTCGGATCGGGCGGCGGCGCCCTCGTCTTCAAGCGTTCCAGCAAGGCAGCCAAGCGAGCCAAACTCGCTGCGAAGCCGACCGACATGGAGAAGGGCAATGCGACCGGagcatcatccaccaccgacgTTGGCTATCAGAATCGCTCGGGAAAGACAGAACTGACTGGTCTGACCGGAAGCGACAAGGTCTTTACCTGGGAGAATGTCTCGTACACTGTTCCGACCCCTCAAGGACCCAAGAAGCTTCTCAACGGAGTCAGCGGTTACGCGAAACCGGGAGTCATGGTTGCCCTCATGGGAGCCAGCGGTGCTGGCAAGACGACGCTGCTCAACACCTTGTCCCAACGCCAAACGGTCGGCGTGGTTTCTGGCGACATGCTGGTTGACGGTAAACCGCTGACTGGAGACTTTCAACGCGGCACTGGCTTCGTCGAACAAATGGATCTTCATGACGAGACCGCCACCATTCGGGAGGCTCTTGAGTTCTCTGCGCTCCTTCGCCAGAGCCGTGACACGCCAAAGCACGAGAAGCTGGCCTATGTCGACACTGTTCTGGACTTGCTCGAGTTGACGGACGTTCAAGATGCCATTATTGCGTCTCTGGGCGtggagcaaaagaagagacTGACTATTGGCGTGGAACTAGCGGCCCGGCCTTCGCTTCTGCTCTTCCTCGACGAACCAACCAGTGGTCTTGATGCCCAGTCCGCTTTCTCTATTGTGCGCTTTCTTCGCAAGCTCTGCGTTGCTGGACAGGCCATCGTGTGCACTATTCATCAGCCCTCGTCTGACCTGATCCAGGAGTTTGATGAGATTCTGGCCTTGAACCCCGGCGGCAACACCATTTACTTTGGTCCTGTTGGAGAGAACGGTAGCGCAGTGGTCAAGTACTTTGCCGACCGAGGCGTCCAGTGTCCTCCCGGCAGAAACGTCGCCGAGTTCCTCCTCGAGACGGCCATCAAGGGTGGAAGACGCCCCGACGGCAAGCGGATTCACTGGACTCAGGAATGGCGCGAGTCCAAGGAGAACCGAGACTTGCTGGCCGAGATTCAGCGGCTCAAGGATGAGCGCagcaaggccaacaaggaATCGACTGTTGTCCAGCCGGCATTGCAATCGTTTGCTGCTCCCACCTGGACGCAAATCACCCTTCTGACCAAGCGCATGTTTGTCCACCAATGGCGTCAGCCATCTTACCTCTACGGGCGGCTGTTCACTGCTGTTATTGTCGGCATCTTCAATGGCTTCACCTTTTGGAAGCTGGGCAACACGGTGGCTGACATGCAGAACCGCATGTTTACGtgcttcctcatcatcatgatcccTGCCACCGTCCTCAATGCCGTCTTGCCAAAGTTTTACACCAACCGCATGCTCTGGGAGGCACGCGAGCACCCATCGCGCATCTACGGCTGGGTTGCCTTTTGCACGGCCGAGGTCTTGTCCGAGATCCCAGGCAGTATTCTGGCAGCCGTGCTGTACTTTTTGCTGTGGTACTTCCCCACTGGTCTGCCGACTGAGGCGTCAGTTGCGGGTTACGTCTTCTTGATGACGctgctcttcttcctgtTCATGGCCAGCTGGGGTCAGTGGATCTGCGCGTGGGCGCCCAACTTTACCGTCATCAGCAACATCCTGCCGTTCTTTTTGGTCACCTTTTCCATCTTCAACGGTGTTGTGGTTCCTTATGACCAGCTGAATGTGTTTTGGAGATATTGGATCTACTATGTGAACCCATCGACGTGGTGGGTCAGAGGCGTTCTCGCGGCCACGTTGAATGGTCAGAGTGTGCAGTGTGCTCCCAATGAGGCCGCCTACTTTGATCCCCCATCAGGACAGACGTGTTTGGAGTTTGCGGGCGACTTTGCGAGGCAGGCTGGTCAGGGGTATCTGCTCAACCCCAATGACACAGCAGACTGCGGGTTTTGCCCGTACTCGAGCGGGAACCAGTACTTAAACACGTTGGGGATCACTCCGGATGAGAAGTGGAGGGACTTTGGCatctttttggtgttttgctTTACTAACTGGAT GCTGGTCTACTTCTTCGTCTGGACCGTCCGAGTCAAGGGTATGACATTCGGCTTTGGGCCGTTGTTTGACGTACTCGGCAAAGGTGTCGGGGCGGTCAAGGGGCTCTTCAAGAGAAAATAG
- a CDS encoding hypothetical protein (EggNog:ENOG503P385; COG:S), with translation MSSSERDQPIYNPLGSPTRHVTTHSPTTGLSIFGPPSLLPSSPTPYGSAHPLQPSPGTLWFPKAPGETLVRYCDWGPGQAIQFHRTETIDFGVVIEGEMELTLDGGEKRRLKKGDVVVQRGTMHAWENKSDTVWARVVFFLVGAEAVDVGGDKKTEVLPWSHA, from the exons atgtCCTCCTCAGAAAGAGACCAACCCATCTACAACCCCCTCGGCTCCCCTACCCGCCATGTGACAACgcactcccccaccaccggcctctccatcttcggccctccctccctcctcccctcctccccaaccccgtACGGCTCA gctcaccccctccagccaaGCCCAGGCACGCTCTGGTTCCCAAAGGCACCAGGGGAAACACTCGTGCGGTACTGCGACTGGGGACCAGGGCAGGCAATCCAGTTTCACAGGACAGAAACAATCGACTTTGGGGTGGTGATCGAAGGAGAGATGGAGCTGACTCTGGACGGcggggagaagagaaggctCAAAAAGGGTGATGTGGTCGTGCAAAGAGGGACGATGCATGCTTGGGAAAACAAGAGCGATACCGTCTGGGCGAGAGTGGTATTCTTTCTTGTTGGTGCCGAGGCGGTTGATGTAGGGGGGGATAAAAAGACGGAGGTGCTGCCTTGGAGTCATGCCTGA
- a CDS encoding hypothetical protein (CAZy:GH16; COG:G; EggNog:ENOG503NVH1) yields the protein MRLTPSFVPALGLLAWTSLISNVAAQVTTHCFPMNETCPPNPAFGMDYNFVFNATPKFEAWETTVGPVKYSPETGAEFTINKQGDSPTIRSRFYIFWGRTEIWLKAAPGRGIISSIMLLSDNLDEIDWEFFGGNSTVAQSNYFGKNQPHYTNAQYDQIPSVQDDFHNYTLDWTKDYLDFYIDGAKFRRLTPEDAISKGDGKKDEGGMDLYPQTPMRISIGIWAGGDPSLPEGTREWAGGTTDYTKGPFSMFVKNCHVTDYSSGKEYVYGDRSGSWESIQIVEGNSTVEEVMNAPPPVPEKTMAEKWEELPNAAKIAIYAGGSSVGAAILFAALFYCIRQRRQGAKEATEAAARAEAERLEMERFRKEGINPDAFTSNAHEYNAKDMAQNGHADKDSYSVPPSPAPANEKFGNVVAMATAAAAGAGAGAGAAAARAANNGNDGPMSPTSTPLLREGAQSPRTVDPTNPFGPNYVSTQNARSPGAPSPYNPHEGLRSPTGSLYNQSMSPPPHQPLPHPPTRSMTNQSLQSRMGSPGPNQQQHGFDFGIGQPPQRSATTSPAPLAHPQPQRSFTTPTSGYGTPPQLQQQSSGYGNPPGPANGPQQGYWNGGNGGGGGYS from the exons ATGAGATTAACACCATCTTTCGTCCCGGCCCTCGGGCTGCTGGCGTGGACATCGCTCATCAGCAATGTCGCCGCCCAGGTCACCACCCACTGCTTTCCCATGAACGAGACGTGCCCGCCAAACCCCGCCTTCGGCATGGACTACAACTTTGTCTTCAACGCCACCCCCAAGTTCGAAGCCTGGGAAACAACCGTCGGCCCTGTCAAGTACTCTCCCGAGACTGGTGCCGAGttcaccatcaacaagcaGGGCGACTCGCCCACCATTCGCTCTCGCTTCTACATCTTCTGGGGTCGTACCGAAATCTGGCTCAAGGCAGCTCCCGGTCGCGGCATCATTAGCTCCATCATGTTGTTGAGCGACAACCTGGACGAGATCGACTGGGAATTCTTTGGCGGCAACTCCACCGTCGCTCAGAGCAACTACTTTGGCAAGAACCAACCGCACTACACCAACGCCCAGTACGACCAGATCCCCAGCGTTCAGGACGACTTCCACAACTACACCCTGGACTGGACCAAGGACTACCTTGACTTCTACATTGACGGCGCCAAGTTCCGCAGACTGACTCCAGAGGATGCCATTAGCAAAGGCGACGGCAAGAAAGATGAGGGTGGCATGGATCTGTACCCCCAGACACCCATGCGCATTTCTATCGGTatctgggctggtggtgaccCCAGCCTGCCCGAGGGCACCCGCGAGTGGGCCGGCGGTACTACCGACTACACCAAGGGCCCCTTTTCCATGTTTGTCAAGAACTGCCACGTCACCGACTACAGCAGCGGCAAAGAATATGTGTATGGAGACCGGTCTGGTTCGTGGGAGAGCATCCAGATTGTCGA GGGTAATTCTaccgtcgaggaggtcatGAACGCGCCACCCCCTGTGCCCGAGAAGACCATGGCCGAGAAATGGGAGGAACTTCCCAACGCCGCCAAAATTGCCATCTACGCCGGTGGCTCCTCTGTCGGTGCTGCCATCCTCTTCGCTGCTCTATTCTACTGCATCCGCCAGAGAAGGCAGGGGGCCAAGGAGGCCACCGAGGCCGCGGCGCGTGCCGAAGCCGAGCGTCTGGAGATGGAGCGGTTCAGAAAGGAGGGCATCAACCCTGATGCTTTCACAAGCAACGCTCACGAGTACAATGCCAAGGACATGGCCCAAAACGGGCATGCCGACAAGGACAGCTACAGTGTTCCCCCTTCGCCCGCCCCCGCCAACGAGAAGTTCGGCAACGTTGTCGCCATGGCCACAGCGGCCGcggccggtgccggtgccggtgccggtgccgcgGCTGCTCGTGCCGCCAACAATGGCAACGACGGTCCCATGAGCCCCACGAGcactcctcttcttcgcgAAGGCGCGCAGTCTCCACGTACGGTAGACCCCACGAACCCCTTTGGCCCCAACTATGTCAGCACTCAAAACGCCCGGTCCCCCGGCGCCCCGTCTCCTTACAACCCACACGAAGGCTTGCGCTCACCAACAGGGTCTTTGTACAACCAGTCCATGTCGCCGCCCCCGCACCAACCCCTGCCACACCCACCGACACGGAGCATGACGAACCAAAGCCTTCAGTCGAGGATGGGGTCACCGGGACCgaatcagcaacagcacggGTTTGACTTTGGCATCGGTCAGCCGCCGCAGCGAagcgccaccaccagcccagcaccTCTCGCTCATCCCCAGCCTCAGAGGAGCTTCACCACACCCACGAGCGGATACGGAACCCCTCCGCAGCTGCAGCAACAATCATCGGGGTACGGCAACCCTCCAGGACCGGCTAACGGCCCTCAACAGGGGTACTGGAATGGTGGAaacggtggcggcggcggttaCAGCTAA
- a CDS encoding hypothetical protein (COG:I; COG:Q; EggNog:ENOG503P1KR) translates to MTYPSHMMAVLPEIPNPPLSYSVPAFLLLLFMTYYLSTAIYCHFFSPLRRFPGPPTTSFSYLWLYKVHRSGRMADYFTAANSKYGHMSTIRVGPNDLITSDPEVIRRTSGARSKYSRSDWYKQSRLDPLTDTMFTTLDTKYHDELKAKLSAGYAGKDVPNLEGDIDLKLRQVREVLERKVEQGMTIDLARLSSHFTLDSISRIAFGHEADFEMVLTEGADKHGVDYLGLVERHAPKSVAISSAPLLRGLFANDLTLKLIGPKATDKAGLGLLMRLARMLVGERFGEGAEDRKDMLGSFVRHGLSQRECEAEVLIQIVAGSDTTATAIRATMLYVMTTPRVYQALQTEIDEGIKSGKISNPITAAEGAKLPYLQGVIYEGLRLYPPFTGIPLKVVPPEGDTIDGKFVPGGTRIAASFWSTGRHKGTFGEDADLFRPERWIEAAAQNEKKFVEMKRVAELVFGYGRWGCPGKTVAFLELNKIFVELLRHFDFQLVYPYEPWKAHNYSLWLHSDMWVSVMRRDTAIQESKPI, encoded by the exons ATGACTTATCCGTCGCACATGATGGCCGTTCTGCCCGAGATCCCCAACCCTCCGCTCTCCTACTCGGTCCCTGCTTTTCTGCTGCTTCTGTTCATGACATACTACCTCTCTACTGCCATCTACTGCCATTTTTTCTCTCCACTCCGGCGCTTCCCTGGCCCGCCTACCACTTCTTTCTCATATCTCTGGCTCTACAAGGTCCACCGCTCGGGCCGCATGGCCGACTACTTCACTGCTGCCAACTCCAAGTACGGCCACATGTCCACCATCCGAGTTGGCCCCAACGACCTCATCACGTCGGACCCGGAGGTGATCAGACGCACCTCAGGGGCTCGGTCCAAATACTCCAGATCCGACTGGTATAAACAGTCCCGGCTTGATCCCCTCACCGACACCATGTTCACGACCTTGGACACCAAGTACCACGACGAGCTCAAGGCTAAGCTCTCAGCTGGGTACGCGGGGAAGGATGTGCCGAATTTGGAAGGGGATATTGACCTCAAACTGCGACAAGTGAGAGAGGTACTTGAGCGCAAAGTCGAGCAGGGAATGACGATTGATTTGGCCAGGTTGAGCTCACATTTCACCTTGGATAGTATTTCGCGGATTGCGTTTGGTCATGAGGCCGACTTTGAGATGGTACTGACCGAGGGAGCGGATAAGCACGGGGTTGATTATTTGGGATTAGTGGAGAGACATGCTCCGAAGTCGGTTGCAATATCGTCGGCTCccttgttgagggggttgtttgcaAATGATCTTACTCTGAAATTGATCGGGCCAAAAGCGACGGACAAGGCGGGGCTGGGGTTGCTGATGAGACTGGCTCGgatgttggtgggggagagatTCGGAGAGGGGGCAGAGGACAGGAAGGACATGTTG GGCTCGTTTGTACGGCATGGTCTCTCTCAGCGTGAGTGCGAAGCCGAGGTCTTGATCCAGATCGTGGCCGGGTCTGATACAACCGCTACCGCCATTCGAGCGACAATGCTATATGTCATGACAACGCCGAGGGTGTATCAAGCTCTGCAGACAGAGATTGATGAGGGCATCAAGAGCGGCAAGATCTCGAATCCAATCACAGCCGCCGAAGGTGCCAAACTGCCATATCTGCAGGGAGTCATCTACGAAGGACTTCGTCTCTACCCCCCCTTCACCGGCATCCCGTTGAAGGTGGTTCCCCCCGAAGGTGATACCATCGACGGCAAATTTGTGCCTGGTGGGACGAGAATTGCAGCAAGCTTCTGGTCAACAGGACGGCACAAGGGCACCTTCGGGGAGGATGCGGACCTTTTTCGACCCGAGAGGTGGATCGAGGCCGCGGCTCAGAACGAGAAGAAGTTTGTCGAGATGAAGAGAGTGGCCGAACTTGTATTCGGGTATGGACGATGGGGGTGTCCTGGGAAGACTGTCGCCTTTCTTGAGTTGAACAAGATTTTCGTCGAG CTGTTGCGGCACTTTGACTTCCAACTTGTGTACCCTTATGAGCCGTGGAAAGCGCACAACTACAGCTTGTGGCTACACAGTGATATGTGGGTGAGTGTGATGAGGAGAGACACGGCAATCCAGGAGAGCAAGCCTATCTAG
- a CDS encoding hypothetical protein (EggNog:ENOG503PH7R) yields the protein MCTEHTTGNCPACGKDYLVFVEFCKDYHPPLVTCPNGTTIVRVEMEEGGCPSPVCPNSRNGGCAVM from the coding sequence ATGTGCACTGAGCACACGACCGGTAACTGCCCAGCCTGCGGGAAGGATTACCTGGTCTTCGTCGAGTTTTGCAAAGACTACCACCCACCGTTGGTGACTTGTcccaacggcaccaccatcGTTCGTGTTGAAATGGAAGAGGGCGGCTGTCCGAGTCCTGTCTGCCCCAACAGTCGGAACGGAGGTTGTGCCGTCAtgtag
- a CDS encoding hypothetical protein (BUSCO:EOG09264GQZ; COG:G; EggNog:ENOG503NXDZ) has protein sequence MSTGAFSIDQLMELAGLSVSQVVYRVHPLNKGRRVLVAVGPGNNGGDGLVAARHLRHYGYQPTIYYPKRSKNELYQRLAKQLEDLDVLFVDDFPKALSSADHVVDAIFGFSFSGEVREPFPAVINAMAETQVPVTSVDAPSSWDIEEGPPKSGVGSNFHPNFLISLTAPKPLVKHFKGRHFIGGRFVTPAIAAKYDFDVPEYEGLDQVVEVEPSGQKL, from the exons ATGAGCACAGGCGCCTTCTCCATCGACCAGCTCATGGAGCTCGCAGGACTGTCTGTATCCCAGGTTG TGTACCGCGTCCATCCCCTCAACAAAGGCCGCAGGGTTCTGGTCGCTGTCGGCCCTGGCAACAATG GGGGTGACGGTCTTGTGGCAGCCCGACATCTGCGCCATTACGGTTATCAACCAACCATTTACTACCCCAAACGCAGCAAAAACGAGCTTTACCAG CGCCTCGCCAAACAGTTGGAAGACCTGGATGTTCTCTTCGTCGACGATTTCCCCAAGGCGTTGAGCTCGGCTGATCACGTTGTCGATGCTATTTTTG GTTTCAGTTTCTCTGGAGAAGTTCGAGAGCCGTTCCCAGCCGTCATCAATGCAATGGCGGAGACCCAGGTCCCGGTGACCTCCGTGGATGCCCCCTCATCTTGGGATATCGAGGAGGGCCCGCCCAAAAGTGGTGTCGGTAGTAATTTTCACCCTAACTTCCTGATCAGCTTGACAGCTCCAAAGCCCCTTGTCAAACACTTCAAGGGCCGTCACTTCATTGGAGGACG CTTCGTCACACCCGCAATCGCAGCAAAATATGACTTTGACGTTCCCGAGTACGAAGGGCTCGATCAagttgtcgaggttgaacCCAGCGGTCAAAAGCTCTAA